Genomic DNA from Balneolales bacterium ANBcel1:
CGATCAGATCCATCACCTGCTGGGCCGCGCTTTCCACATCCGATCCGGGCAGATCAATCTTGTTGAGTACCGGGATGATCTCCAGATTCTGGTCAATGGCCTGGTAAAGGTTGGATATGGTTTGCGCTTCGACGCCCTGGGTGGCGTCCACAATCAGCAGTGCGCCTTCGCATGCTTTCAGTGCCCTGGAAACTTCATAGGCGAAATCCACATGGCCCGGCGTGTCGATCAGGTTAAAATGGTACAACGCGCCGTCCATCGCCTTGTAGTCCATACGAATAGCATGACTCTTGATCGTGATACCCCGCTCACGTTCCAGGTCCATATCATCCAGTATCTGTTCCTGCATCTCCCGCTCTGTGATGGTGCCGGTCCTTTCCAGGAGCCGGTCAGCCAGCGTGGATTTCCCATGATCAATGTGAGCGATGATGCAAAAATTTCGGATGTTCTTCATCTGAGGCTAATTAATTCTGTATGGTGATAAGCTTTATAAAATACGAAATATCCCTGCCAATCGTAACCAAATCCTGCATATGGTGGCACGAAAAACAATAAAAACATGTAAATTTCACCGGTCATATTTTTATCTTTGCCCGTAATCCTGAACCCAACCCCACAAATTTTGGAGCAAAACAATTCTTCGCTGCGAATCGCCATTCAAAAAGGCGGGCGGCTTTCCGAAAAAACACTGCTGCTGCTGGAAAACATCGGCCTGGAGTTCGACAACTACAAAAACCGAATACTGGTACCCTGCAGGAACTACGATGTGGAGCTGCTGCTTATCCGCGATGATGACATACCGGAATATGTCCAGGACGGAATCTGTGAACTGGGCTTTGTAGGACATAATGTCTGGGCGGAGAGCAAAGCGGATGTCACGCCGCTCCGTGGACTCGGTTTCGGGAAGTGCAGGCTCTCTGTCGCCGTGCCAAAGAACGGCGGGTTTTCCGCATTGAAGGATCTGAACGGACGCCGGATTGCCACCAGTTATCCGGTACTCACCCGCGAGCATTTTGAAAAGCAGGGTCTCTCCATAAAAACCATTGAAATCTCGGGAGCGGTTGAAATCGCCCCGACGCTCGATGTCGCCGATGCGATTTCCGATATCGTTTCGACCGGCGGAACTCTCAAAACAAACGGGCTGATCGAACTGGAAACCATCCTCGAAAGCGAGGCCGAGTTGATTCGAACCAACCGGCCGATTGCCGATCACAAACAGGAGCTTATTCAGAAGTTCCTGATGCGAATGGAGGCCCGTCAGAAAGCCGAGAAAAGCCGTTATATTATGATGAACGCTCCTGCCGACGCGTCCGATCAGATTTGCAGCATTATCCCCTCGCTGAAGAGTCCGACCGTACTGCCGCTTGCGGAAGAGAATATGGTCGCCATCCACTCGGTCATACCCATCCATCGGTTCTGGGAAGTGATGGAAGAGCTTAAAGCGGCCGGTGCCTCCGGTATCGTCATTCTTCCGATAGAAAACATGATCGTATAACTCCGGATCCTGAAAAAAACTGTTATCATGCTGAAACGGCGGTACCTGAAATCCCTTGATCACGCGGCTCTAGAAACGCTGTGCAAACGGCCGAGGCTGGACAGTGCCGACATAACGCCCCGTGTCACGTCGATCATCGACCAGGTCCGGGAGCACGGAGATCGTGCTGTAGCGGATCTCACGGAAACGTTTGACGGTGTGAGGCCCGATCCACTGCTCTACCCGGTACGCCCTCTGGAGGAGATTCCTGTCAGCACCTCGACGCTTGAAGCCTTCACATTGGCATTCAACAACATACTGGCGTTTCACAAAGCTCAATTGCCGCAGGATCTTGAAGTCCAGACCATGCCGGGCGTTATCTGCAGGAGAGAATCGCGGCCTGTCGAACGAGTCGGACTCTATATCCCCGGCGGCTCCGCTCCCCTTCCCTCCACCGCTCTCATGCTGGGGGTACCCGCATTGCTGGCCGGATGTCCCTACCGCATCCTGGCGACACCTCCAGGCCCTGACGGTAAACCGCCCCTGGAAGT
This window encodes:
- the hisG gene encoding ATP phosphoribosyltransferase, producing MEQNNSSLRIAIQKGGRLSEKTLLLLENIGLEFDNYKNRILVPCRNYDVELLLIRDDDIPEYVQDGICELGFVGHNVWAESKADVTPLRGLGFGKCRLSVAVPKNGGFSALKDLNGRRIATSYPVLTREHFEKQGLSIKTIEISGAVEIAPTLDVADAISDIVSTGGTLKTNGLIELETILESEAELIRTNRPIADHKQELIQKFLMRMEARQKAEKSRYIMMNAPADASDQICSIIPSLKSPTVLPLAEENMVAIHSVIPIHRFWEVMEELKAAGASGIVILPIENMIV